The Tissierella sp. genome has a segment encoding these proteins:
- a CDS encoding lytic transglycosylase domain-containing protein: MFKIIRGIKKLIILLITIVLVVSIAFVVMSAKYPIGYKTMIVKYSEMYELDPYLIASIINVESRYDKNATSPKNARGLMQIGPQTGEWASQVLGIENYTEELLFDPETNISMGTWYISTLFKEFNGNLDLVLAAYNAGSGNVNKWLNDEEYCSDGANLSTIPFKETEDYLEKVKKGYNIYSTVYKRYIMNPNENDSFYINLLHNIKRTFDEFIGSIR, from the coding sequence TTGTTTAAAATTATTAGAGGAATAAAAAAATTAATAATATTGTTAATTACAATAGTTTTAGTAGTTTCTATAGCTTTTGTAGTTATGAGCGCTAAATATCCAATAGGATATAAGACTATGATAGTAAAATACTCTGAAATGTACGAGTTGGATCCATATTTAATTGCATCTATAATCAATGTTGAGAGCAGATATGATAAAAATGCAACATCTCCAAAAAACGCTAGAGGACTAATGCAAATTGGACCACAGACTGGAGAATGGGCTAGTCAAGTCCTTGGGATAGAAAATTATACTGAGGAACTCCTATTTGATCCTGAAACAAATATAAGTATGGGAACTTGGTACATTAGTACTTTATTTAAGGAATTCAATGGAAATTTGGATTTAGTTCTAGCGGCATATAATGCAGGAAGTGGCAATGTTAATAAATGGTTGAATGATGAGGAATATTGTAGTGATGGAGCTAATCTATCAACTATTCCCTTTAAAGAAACTGAAGACTATCTAGAAAAAGTAAAGAAAGGCTATAATATTTATAGTACAGTATATAAAAGATATATAATGAATCCAAATGAGAACGATTCTTTTTATATTAATTTATTACATAATATCAAAAGAACTTTCGATGAATTTATAGGCAGCATAAGATAA
- a CDS encoding peptide ABC transporter substrate-binding protein: protein MKFNKYLRLIIILLLAMTVVGCQQFEKTVEDEDDIETTEAYIDDEPVEGGQVVLPLTTFNTLNPLMTENSSYYFFSKLVFEGLFEFDNDLNVKNQLAESYNIKDDGRTIEIRLKDNVFWHDGEKLKPEDIAFTINTIKYANTNSTYKEMLAKAMGLTSASDLRRILEVAIIDESNISITFDRAFSNNLEVLTFPIIPKHVFVTTKGGNDDFIKALELNDYTPIGTGAYRFESYEKMKQITLKANDNYRDGKPYIDEILGRVLDSEEDILTAFETGQINIATTIGVDWDKYGGNSRIRAVEFVSPNYEFLGFNFSKEVFSGENGQRLRRAIAYGINRQSIIEKLYLGHGTQIDVPVHPDSWLLSEKANTYGYNLELAKKELNNIGWKDTNDDGILEDENGEAISFNLLTNTYNPMRLRTAELIQEDLIEIGININISTGKNLDKEATKEDIEQQWIEVNELLSTGDYDIALLGWQLSAIPDLSFAFHSSQIPYNTNFIKYSSENMDQLLEAAFLSGSRENKINAYDDLQAYIVNELPYISLFYKNKALLMDTKIVGDIDPAFFNPYRGIEKCYIPKDLQ, encoded by the coding sequence ATGAAATTTAACAAATATCTAAGACTAATTATTATATTGTTACTAGCTATGACAGTTGTAGGATGCCAACAATTTGAGAAAACTGTGGAAGATGAAGACGATATTGAAACAACAGAAGCTTATATTGATGATGAACCAGTAGAGGGAGGACAAGTGGTTTTACCTTTGACTACTTTTAACACCCTAAATCCCTTAATGACAGAAAACAGTAGTTATTATTTCTTTAGTAAGCTCGTCTTTGAAGGATTATTTGAATTTGATAATGATTTAAATGTAAAAAATCAACTGGCAGAAAGCTATAATATAAAAGATGATGGTAGAACAATTGAAATTAGGCTAAAAGATAATGTGTTTTGGCATGATGGAGAAAAACTAAAACCAGAGGATATTGCTTTTACAATTAACACAATAAAATATGCTAATACAAATAGCACTTATAAGGAAATGTTGGCTAAGGCTATGGGATTAACAAGCGCATCAGATTTAAGAAGAATTCTTGAAGTAGCTATAATAGATGAAAGTAATATATCAATTACTTTTGATAGGGCATTTAGCAATAATCTTGAAGTACTTACTTTTCCTATAATTCCAAAGCATGTATTTGTAACAACAAAAGGTGGTAACGATGATTTCATTAAAGCATTAGAGCTAAATGACTATACACCTATTGGTACGGGAGCCTATAGATTTGAATCTTATGAAAAAATGAAGCAAATAACATTAAAGGCAAACGATAATTATAGAGATGGAAAACCCTATATTGATGAGATATTAGGAAGAGTATTAGATAGTGAAGAAGATATATTGACTGCATTTGAAACAGGGCAGATAAATATAGCAACAACTATAGGGGTAGACTGGGATAAATATGGAGGAAACAGCAGAATTAGAGCTGTAGAATTTGTATCACCAAATTATGAATTCTTAGGATTTAACTTCTCTAAAGAAGTTTTTTCTGGTGAAAACGGACAAAGATTAAGGCGAGCCATAGCTTATGGTATAAATAGACAATCCATAATAGAAAAACTTTACTTAGGTCATGGAACTCAAATTGATGTCCCAGTTCATCCCGATTCTTGGTTGTTATCAGAGAAAGCTAATACCTATGGCTATAATTTAGAACTGGCAAAGAAAGAATTGAATAACATAGGATGGAAAGATACAAATGATGACGGCATATTAGAGGACGAAAACGGTGAGGCAATATCTTTTAATTTGCTAACAAACACATATAATCCTATGAGGCTTAGAACTGCAGAGCTAATCCAAGAGGATTTAATAGAAATTGGAATTAATATAAATATTAGTACTGGAAAGAACTTAGACAAAGAAGCAACTAAGGAAGATATTGAACAACAATGGATTGAAGTAAATGAGCTTCTTTCTACAGGAGACTATGATATAGCTCTCCTTGGATGGCAGTTATCTGCTATTCCAGACTTATCATTTGCTTTTCATAGTTCGCAAATTCCATATAATACGAACTTCATAAAATATTCCAGTGAAAATATGGATCAATTATTAGAAGCTGCTTTTTTAAGTGGATCTAGAGAAAACAAAATTAATGCATATGATGATTTACAAGCTTATATTGTTAATGAACTTCCATATATTAGCTTGTTTTATAAAAATAAGGCACTATTAATGGATACAAAAATAGTTGGTGATATTGATCCTGCTTTCTTTAATCCCTATAGAGGAATAGAGAAATGTTATATACCTAAGGATTTACAATAA
- the rsxC gene encoding electron transport complex subunit RsxC → MKLENLTFKGGVHVPHSKELTEKKSLIYANEPSVVYIPLHQHTGAPCEALVNVGDRVKIGQKIAESSAFVSAPIHSSVAGIVKSITNITTPTGMNSACIVIESDGTKEVHESVKPKESLDKLSSKEIISIIKEAGITGMGGAGFPTHVKLSPPPEKKIDTIILNGAECEPFLTADHRLMLEMPEKVVFGLRAIMKALNVEKGFIGVENNKMDAVHALKSVIREDDKIEIVTLKAKYPQGDEKRIINAITGRKVPSGGLPMDVGCVVNNVSTAKAIAEAILEGKPLYERVVTVTGNGIKEPKNIVVKIGTKFQEVIDQCGGFNGTPGKIIMGGPMMGLAQFSTDVPVIKGSGGILVLTEEEALAEKVSPCIKCGKCLEVCPVTLQPLHISAHALKKNFEGAERFNALDCVECGACSFICPAKRPLVESIRFAKREILAKRKKS, encoded by the coding sequence ATGAAACTTGAAAATCTCACTTTTAAGGGTGGGGTACATGTACCACACAGCAAGGAATTGACAGAAAAAAAGTCCCTGATTTATGCAAATGAGCCAAGTGTAGTATATATACCATTGCATCAACATACTGGAGCACCATGTGAAGCTTTAGTTAATGTAGGGGATAGGGTAAAAATTGGACAAAAAATTGCAGAGTCTTCAGCTTTTGTCTCAGCACCAATTCATTCCAGCGTGGCTGGTATTGTAAAAAGCATCACAAATATAACAACACCTACTGGAATGAACTCAGCATGTATTGTTATAGAGTCAGATGGTACAAAAGAAGTCCATGAGTCAGTTAAACCTAAAGAATCTTTGGACAAGCTTTCATCTAAAGAAATAATTTCAATTATTAAGGAGGCTGGAATTACTGGGATGGGGGGAGCTGGATTTCCCACTCATGTAAAACTATCACCACCGCCTGAGAAAAAAATTGATACCATTATCTTAAATGGAGCAGAATGTGAACCATTTTTAACTGCAGATCATAGGTTAATGCTGGAAATGCCAGAAAAGGTAGTATTTGGTCTAAGAGCTATTATGAAAGCATTAAATGTAGAAAAAGGGTTCATTGGAGTCGAAAACAACAAAATGGACGCAGTACATGCATTAAAGTCAGTGATTAGAGAAGATGATAAAATAGAAATAGTAACCTTAAAAGCAAAATATCCACAAGGGGATGAAAAAAGAATTATCAATGCAATAACAGGGAGAAAAGTTCCTTCTGGCGGATTACCAATGGATGTTGGCTGTGTTGTTAACAATGTTAGTACTGCTAAGGCAATAGCAGAAGCCATATTAGAAGGAAAACCTTTATATGAAAGAGTTGTTACTGTTACAGGAAATGGAATTAAAGAGCCAAAAAACATAGTAGTTAAGATTGGAACAAAATTCCAAGAAGTAATAGATCAATGTGGTGGATTCAATGGAACTCCAGGCAAGATAATTATGGGAGGACCTATGATGGGATTAGCTCAATTTTCCACGGATGTTCCAGTAATAAAAGGTTCTGGTGGTATTTTGGTCCTTACAGAGGAGGAAGCTTTAGCTGAAAAAGTATCTCCTTGCATTAAATGTGGGAAGTGTTTAGAAGTATGCCCAGTAACATTACAGCCTTTACACATTTCTGCCCATGCATTAAAGAAGAATTTTGAAGGTGCTGAAAGATTCAATGCACTAGATTGTGTTGAATGTGGAGCATGTTCATTTATATGTCCAGCAAAGAGACCATTAGTAGAGTCAATTAGATTTGCTAAAAGAGAAATCCTTGCAAAAAGAAAAAAATCATAG
- a CDS encoding RnfABCDGE type electron transport complex subunit D, with the protein MEGKILNPTKTDSAISDLLIVSSSPHLRSNESVKRIMLDVIIALIPAMIGSVYFFGLNALKLILISIASALFFEAVIQKMLKKEISINDYSAVITGILLAFNLPANAPWWIAVFGSGFAIIIVKQLFGGLGSNFMNPALAARAVLLTSWPNIMSNFVLPGADAITGATPLAIMKYGAADAGASATVAQAAAELPSILNMFIGNRGGAIGETSALLLLIGGLYLLIRKVIDWKIPVIYIATTAVFLLLLGVETDQLVYHILGGGLILGAFYMATDYSSGAITPIGQIIFAFGAGALTALIRVKGGFPEGVSYSILLMNVAAPLIDKFTAPRVFGRSK; encoded by the coding sequence ATGGAAGGTAAAATTTTAAACCCTACGAAGACAGATTCTGCAATATCTGATTTACTTATAGTATCATCTTCACCTCATCTTAGATCAAATGAATCTGTTAAGAGAATAATGCTAGATGTAATAATAGCTCTAATACCTGCAATGATTGGTTCTGTTTATTTCTTTGGGCTTAATGCCTTAAAGTTAATATTAATATCCATCGCATCAGCTTTGTTTTTTGAAGCTGTCATACAAAAAATGTTGAAAAAGGAAATTTCAATAAATGATTATAGTGCTGTTATAACAGGAATATTATTAGCATTCAATTTACCAGCAAATGCACCTTGGTGGATTGCAGTATTTGGTTCAGGATTTGCTATTATTATAGTGAAGCAATTATTTGGTGGATTGGGATCAAATTTCATGAATCCAGCATTAGCAGCAAGAGCAGTACTATTAACTTCTTGGCCAAACATTATGTCAAACTTTGTATTGCCAGGTGCCGATGCTATAACTGGTGCAACACCATTGGCTATAATGAAATATGGTGCAGCAGATGCAGGTGCTTCAGCTACAGTAGCTCAAGCAGCGGCAGAATTACCTTCAATATTGAATATGTTCATTGGAAATAGGGGAGGAGCAATAGGAGAAACTTCAGCACTGTTGTTATTAATTGGTGGACTGTATTTATTAATTAGAAAAGTTATTGACTGGAAGATTCCTGTAATTTATATTGCAACAACAGCAGTATTCTTATTGTTATTAGGTGTTGAGACAGATCAACTTGTTTACCATATACTAGGTGGTGGATTGATTCTTGGAGCATTCTATATGGCAACAGATTACTCATCTGGAGCTATAACACCAATTGGCCAAATAATATTTGCTTTTGGTGCTGGAGCATTAACTGCTTTAATCAGAGTAAAGGGTGGATTCCCAGAAGGAGTTTCATACTCTATACTTTTAATGAATGTAGCAGCTCCACTAATAGATAAATTTACTGCACCAAGAGTATTTGGGAGGTCGAAATAG
- a CDS encoding RnfABCDGE type electron transport complex subunit G — MKETIKLGLILLIITVVAAGVLAVSNNLTKDKIAELEMEGSIGALKEIFGDMDKFAPLAQGQQNEIIAANSNVIEVFEAYSGDNIAGYAIKSKSKGFGGDIVMITGFANDGTVVGMQILEHSETPSLGSKAAEPEFTDKFRGKSTAEEIAVEAISGATITSKGVLSGINEAREVFNAQLSN; from the coding sequence ATGAAGGAAACTATTAAATTAGGATTAATATTACTAATCATCACTGTAGTTGCAGCGGGAGTTTTAGCTGTATCAAACAATTTGACTAAAGATAAAATTGCTGAATTAGAAATGGAAGGAAGCATTGGTGCACTAAAAGAAATATTTGGTGATATGGATAAATTTGCTCCTTTAGCTCAAGGGCAACAAAATGAAATCATTGCTGCAAATTCAAATGTTATAGAAGTTTTTGAAGCATATAGTGGAGATAATATAGCTGGATATGCGATAAAATCTAAATCAAAAGGTTTTGGTGGAGATATAGTAATGATTACTGGATTTGCAAATGACGGAACTGTTGTAGGAATGCAGATATTAGAACATTCTGAGACTCCTAGCTTAGGTTCTAAAGCAGCAGAACCAGAATTTACAGATAAGTTTAGAGGTAAGAGCACAGCTGAAGAAATCGCTGTTGAAGCTATATCTGGTGCAACTATAACATCTAAGGGTGTTTTGTCAGGTATAAATGAAGCTAGAGAAGTGTTTAATGCACAACTTTCAAACTAA
- a CDS encoding electron transport complex subunit E — protein sequence MKLFKIFKNGIASENPIFVQLVGMCSTLAITTNVLNSIAMGAAVTVVLIGSNFVISLLRNVIPDKIRIPAFVVVIATFVTIIEMFMKAYAQPIYQALGIFLPLIVVNCIILARAEAFAFKNKIIPSVVDGLSMGIGYTIALVILGSIREIFGAGTFLGKALFGASFQPAGIFVQPPGAFIVLGILIGVFNLVKNKKTTSEI from the coding sequence TTGAAATTGTTTAAGATATTTAAAAATGGTATTGCAAGTGAAAATCCAATATTTGTACAATTAGTTGGTATGTGCTCAACATTAGCTATTACAACTAATGTATTAAATAGTATAGCTATGGGCGCTGCTGTAACCGTAGTATTAATTGGTTCGAACTTTGTAATCTCTTTGCTTAGAAATGTAATACCAGATAAAATTCGTATCCCTGCATTTGTTGTTGTAATAGCAACTTTTGTTACTATAATAGAAATGTTTATGAAGGCATATGCCCAGCCAATTTATCAAGCCTTAGGTATATTTCTTCCTTTAATAGTAGTAAATTGTATAATACTTGCCCGTGCAGAGGCTTTTGCTTTTAAAAACAAAATTATACCTTCAGTCGTAGATGGTCTTAGTATGGGAATTGGTTATACTATAGCACTTGTTATACTAGGCAGTATAAGAGAAATATTTGGTGCTGGAACTTTCTTAGGTAAAGCATTATTTGGAGCTAGTTTTCAGCCAGCTGGAATATTTGTACAACCACCAGGAGCATTTATTGTATTAGGTATTTTAATAGGTGTTTTCAATTTAGTTAAAAACAAAAAAACTACTAGTGAAATTTAA
- the rsxA gene encoding electron transport complex subunit RsxA, producing MSIAAILISTIFVNNYVFARFLGICPFLGVSNKMETATGMGVAVTFVVTLSSIITYFIQKGILDLMGLEYLQTIVFILVIAALVQFVEIVMKKMSPTLYNALGVYLPLITTNCVVLGVTILNIQEGYNLVQTIFNAIGSSLGFTLALILISGIREQLELADIPEALKGFPIALITAGLMSIAFLGFNGLV from the coding sequence ATGAGTATAGCAGCGATATTGATTAGTACAATATTTGTAAATAACTATGTATTCGCTCGATTCCTTGGTATTTGCCCATTTTTAGGAGTATCAAATAAAATGGAAACTGCTACAGGAATGGGTGTTGCTGTAACATTTGTAGTTACACTATCTTCAATAATTACCTACTTTATACAAAAAGGAATTTTGGATTTAATGGGTTTGGAATATTTGCAAACTATTGTTTTTATATTAGTTATAGCAGCATTAGTTCAATTTGTTGAAATAGTAATGAAAAAAATGAGCCCTACATTATACAATGCATTGGGAGTTTACTTACCACTAATTACTACAAACTGTGTAGTATTAGGAGTTACAATACTTAATATTCAAGAAGGATATAATTTAGTACAAACTATATTTAATGCTATAGGATCTTCCCTTGGATTTACATTAGCATTAATCCTTATATCAGGGATAAGAGAGCAACTAGAGTTAGCGGATATTCCTGAAGCATTAAAGGGATTTCCCATAGCTTTAATTACTGCAGGATTAATGTCCATAGCCTTTTTAGGCTTTAATGGACTTGTTTAG
- the rnfB gene encoding RnfABCDGE type electron transport complex subunit B, with product MTDILNPIIVLGGLGLVFGVILSIASNAFAVEVDPKVEEIRSALPGANCGACGFPGCDGLANAIAEGNANTNACVVGGKSVAEAVSDIMGVNALNVDRNVATVLCQGDCNKAKEKYRYEGIQDCRAANILQSGGKACTFGCLGCGTCKEVCAFDAIEIVNGVAVVNKDKCTACMKCIEVCPKSIIELVPYDNQFVVKCKSKDSGKEVKSKCNIGCIGCQICVKNCPVDAFSFENNLAKINYEKCTNCGICAEKCPTKAIYSNLTKEAAI from the coding sequence ATGACTGATATTTTAAACCCAATTATCGTACTCGGTGGATTAGGATTAGTTTTTGGAGTAATCTTATCTATTGCATCCAATGCATTTGCAGTAGAAGTTGATCCAAAGGTAGAAGAAATTAGATCTGCTTTACCTGGAGCTAACTGTGGAGCTTGTGGGTTCCCAGGTTGTGATGGGTTAGCAAATGCCATTGCTGAAGGGAATGCAAACACTAATGCCTGTGTTGTAGGAGGCAAGTCAGTAGCGGAGGCAGTATCTGACATTATGGGTGTTAATGCTCTAAATGTAGATAGAAATGTGGCTACAGTCCTATGCCAAGGAGATTGTAATAAGGCAAAAGAGAAATATAGATATGAAGGAATTCAAGATTGTAGAGCAGCTAATATATTACAATCTGGTGGAAAAGCATGTACTTTTGGTTGTCTAGGCTGTGGAACTTGTAAAGAAGTTTGTGCCTTTGACGCTATAGAGATAGTAAATGGAGTAGCGGTTGTAAACAAAGATAAATGTACTGCATGTATGAAATGTATAGAAGTATGTCCTAAATCAATAATTGAGTTAGTTCCATATGACAATCAATTTGTAGTAAAATGTAAGAGTAAAGACTCAGGTAAAGAAGTAAAAAGCAAATGTAACATTGGCTGCATTGGATGTCAAATATGCGTTAAAAATTGTCCAGTGGATGCATTTAGCTTTGAAAACAACTTGGCGAAGATTAATTACGAAAAATGTACTAACTGTGGGATATGTGCTGAAAAATGTCCTACAAAAGCTATATACTCAAATCTAACTAAAGAAGCAGCAATTTAA
- a CDS encoding NusG domain II-containing protein, producing MTKGDKILIIVIIAISLTSLGFIKNNAVGYMDKYISIQVDGKEYKKIIFDKSVIGKTIPIETEFGYNLVEIGDGTVRVIEASCPDELDVKQGSISAPGQIIVCLPNRLVIEIKGSSEVPGVDNISH from the coding sequence ATGACTAAAGGCGATAAGATTTTAATTATAGTTATCATAGCTATTAGCCTAACATCTTTAGGGTTTATTAAGAATAACGCAGTTGGATATATGGATAAGTATATCAGTATTCAAGTTGATGGAAAGGAATATAAGAAAATAATATTCGACAAAAGTGTTATTGGAAAGACAATCCCAATTGAAACTGAATTCGGTTACAATTTGGTTGAAATTGGTGATGGAACAGTAAGAGTTATCGAGGCTTCTTGTCCAGATGAATTGGATGTAAAGCAAGGATCTATATCTGCTCCAGGCCAAATAATTGTTTGCTTACCAAATAGACTTGTAATAGAGATAAAAGGCTCAAGTGAGGTACCAGGAGTTGATAATATTAGCCATTAA
- a CDS encoding Gx transporter family protein: MKRLRKMIFLSLLVAIGLALSVLESAIPLPITVPGAKLGLSNMVILVTLVLFGFKEALVVGILKSIVLVLITGSISSFLYSFSGAILSCIAMFIVYKYFSKIFSLIGVSIFGAVAHNFAQVSVASLMMYNARIYSYLPILLLTGLFTGYFVGLGSIYISKNLQKHLKSQFR; this comes from the coding sequence ATGAAAAGATTAAGAAAGATGATATTCTTGTCCTTATTAGTAGCAATAGGTCTTGCACTGTCTGTATTAGAGTCTGCAATTCCTTTACCAATTACTGTACCAGGTGCTAAACTAGGACTTTCAAATATGGTTATATTGGTTACACTAGTACTATTTGGATTTAAAGAAGCTTTAGTGGTAGGAATATTAAAAAGCATTGTACTTGTACTAATTACAGGTAGCATATCTAGTTTCTTATACAGTTTTTCAGGTGCTATTCTTAGCTGTATTGCAATGTTTATTGTGTATAAATACTTTTCAAAGATATTTAGCCTAATTGGGGTTAGTATTTTTGGAGCAGTAGCTCACAACTTTGCCCAAGTTAGCGTTGCTTCTCTTATGATGTATAATGCTAGAATATATTCATATCTACCGATTCTTCTTTTAACTGGTTTGTTTACTGGATATTTTGTAGGTCTAGGATCAATTTATATTTCAAAAAACCTACAGAAACATTTAAAATCACAGTTTAGATAG
- a CDS encoding Maf family protein codes for MDKIILASSSPRREEMLKKYNLEPMIFPSHIEERQIEGETPEQVVMALAFEKALWVSRHFSNGEIIIGADTIVVLENRILGKPKDEKDAFEILSSLSGKEHSVISGVCIIKANSNTKIIDYETTTVRFRHLSEEQILRYIHTKEPMDKAGAYGIQGYGEILVEKIDGSYSNVVGLPLGKLDYLLNEFFNIKIL; via the coding sequence ATGGATAAGATAATATTAGCTTCTTCATCTCCAAGGAGAGAAGAAATGCTAAAAAAATACAATTTAGAACCCATGATATTTCCTTCTCATATTGAAGAAAGACAGATAGAAGGAGAAACACCTGAACAGGTTGTAATGGCTTTAGCTTTTGAAAAGGCCTTGTGGGTTAGTAGACATTTTAGTAATGGAGAAATTATTATAGGGGCAGATACCATAGTTGTATTAGAAAACAGAATACTAGGTAAGCCCAAAGATGAAAAAGATGCATTTGAAATATTAAGCTCATTAAGTGGAAAAGAACACAGTGTAATTAGTGGGGTTTGTATTATTAAAGCAAACTCAAATACTAAGATAATAGATTACGAAACTACCACAGTTAGATTTAGACATTTATCAGAAGAGCAAATATTAAGGTATATCCATACAAAGGAACCAATGGATAAGGCAGGTGCTTATGGAATCCAAGGGTATGGAGAAATATTAGTTGAGAAAATTGATGGGTCCTATTCTAATGTGGTAGGCTTACCTCTTGGAAAGCTTGACTACTTATTAAATGAATTTTTTAATATAAAAATATTATAG
- the radC gene encoding DNA repair protein RadC produces the protein MSTDQNLERNYTIKELPMTERPREKLYTHGPEALSNEELIAIIIRTGNKSDSAIDLARKILSKDNRGLVHLRDTTLQSLMEIKGVGQCKSAQILAAIELGKRINYKDALDKVKITDPNTIVNLYMDEMRYLQKEHFRILLLDTKNQIIVTEEISVGTLNASIVHPRDVFKAAIKRNANSIILIHNHPSGDPTPSNEDINITNRLIDAGNLIGIRVLDHLIIGDNRYISFKEKNLI, from the coding sequence GTGAGTACTGATCAAAATCTAGAAAGAAATTACACTATTAAGGAACTTCCAATGACTGAAAGGCCTAGAGAAAAACTTTATACTCACGGTCCAGAAGCTTTATCAAATGAGGAATTAATCGCTATTATTATTAGGACAGGAAACAAGAGCGATTCTGCTATTGATTTAGCTAGAAAAATATTAAGTAAAGATAACAGAGGGCTTGTACACCTTCGCGATACAACTTTGCAATCTCTCATGGAAATCAAGGGTGTAGGTCAATGCAAATCAGCTCAAATACTAGCTGCAATAGAACTAGGTAAGAGGATAAACTATAAAGATGCATTAGATAAGGTGAAAATAACAGATCCTAATACTATTGTAAATCTATATATGGACGAAATGAGGTATTTACAGAAGGAACATTTTCGAATTTTATTACTAGATACAAAGAATCAGATTATCGTAACTGAGGAGATATCAGTTGGCACTTTAAATGCTTCCATAGTACATCCACGAGATGTTTTTAAGGCAGCAATTAAGAGAAATGCCAATTCTATTATTTTGATACATAATCATCCAAGTGGAGATCCAACGCCTAGTAATGAAGATATTAATATAACCAATCGATTAATAGATGCAGGAAATTTAATTGGAATAAGAGTACTAGATCACTTAATAATTGGAGATAATAGATATATAAGTTTTAAAGAAAAAAATTTAATTTAA
- a CDS encoding rod shape-determining protein translates to MGLFSGFVKDLGIDLGTANTLVYIKGKGVVAREPSVVAIQTNTRQVLAVGEEAKKMIGRTPGNIVAIRPLKDGVIADFDVTKSMLKYFIRKATKRKTFFQPRVVVCVPSGVTEVEKRAVEEAAIHAGARDAYLIEEPMAAAIGSGLPVQDATGSMVVDIGGGTTEVAIISLGGIVTSKSIRVGGDELDESIVSFIKKEYSLMIGERTAEEVKITIGSALSDSGLGTMQIRGRDMITGLPKTIEVSSKEIYAAMKEPIFNILEAIKSTLEKTPPELASDVMELGIMLTGGGALLDGLDKLINDETGMPVHIAESPLDCVAIGTGKALDSIDILKKTLSNNKRIN, encoded by the coding sequence ATGGGACTATTTAGTGGATTTGTAAAAGACTTAGGAATAGATCTAGGAACAGCAAATACTTTAGTTTATATAAAAGGTAAAGGGGTTGTAGCTAGGGAACCTTCAGTAGTGGCAATTCAAACTAATACTAGACAGGTATTAGCCGTAGGTGAAGAAGCAAAGAAAATGATTGGTAGAACTCCTGGTAATATTGTTGCAATTAGGCCTTTAAAGGATGGAGTAATTGCTGATTTTGATGTTACTAAAAGTATGTTAAAATATTTTATTAGAAAAGCAACAAAAAGGAAGACCTTCTTTCAACCTAGGGTTGTAGTTTGTGTACCTAGTGGAGTAACAGAAGTTGAGAAAAGAGCTGTTGAAGAGGCAGCAATACATGCAGGTGCAAGAGATGCATATTTAATTGAAGAACCAATGGCAGCAGCTATAGGCTCTGGACTACCTGTTCAAGATGCAACTGGTTCTATGGTAGTTGATATTGGAGGAGGTACTACAGAAGTAGCTATTATATCTTTAGGTGGTATAGTTACATCCAAATCCATAAGAGTAGGTGGAGATGAGTTAGATGAATCAATTGTTAGCTTTATCAAGAAGGAGTATAGTTTAATGATTGGTGAAAGAACTGCTGAAGAGGTAAAGATAACTATTGGATCAGCTTTATCAGATTCAGGGCTAGGTACTATGCAAATAAGAGGTAGAGATATGATTACTGGATTACCTAAGACTATAGAAGTAAGCTCTAAAGAAATATATGCAGCTATGAAGGAGCCAATTTTTAATATCTTAGAAGCAATCAAATCTACTTTAGAAAAAACGCCACCAGAACTAGCTTCTGATGTAATGGAGTTAGGGATAATGCTTACAGGAGGCGGAGCACTTTTAGATGGCTTAGATAAATTAATCAATGATGAAACAGGAATGCCTGTGCATATAGCGGAGAGTCCTTTAGATTGTGTGGCAATAGGGACTGGAAAAGCATTAGATAGCATTGATATACTTAAAAAAACTTTATCAAATAATAAAAGAATAAATTAA